The region AATATTGTTTTACACTCCTAATAGCATATAAAACCATAACTTCTTAAGGGTTAAGCCATAATCACTAAATTTTACCTTCAATATAGAAGTAAAAAACAGATTCTTGAGAGTTAAAACAATGAAGAACTTAAACTGGAGTAGTGGTTTTGTATGGCTTATGACCATGTCAATCTTGTTTCTAATTGCAAGATCTCAGTTAACTGAAGATTTCTACTCAACTTCATGCCCTAATCTTCGCAACATTGTACGTAAACAAGTGCTAAATGCAATCAAAACTGAAACAAGAATGGCTGCTTCTTTGCTTCGGCTTCATTTCCATGATTGCTTTGTAAATGTGAGTtcttttaatataaaaataaacttCTGAGTTGTTTCATATTATTCTTTTCACTAGCTATAATGAAAGCCAAGCATTTAAAAACCTATCTTATAAAGAACTCTACTTTCAGGGTTGTGATGCATCAATTTTATTGGATGGAAATGATGGGGAGAAGTTTGCCTTCCCTAACATCAATTCCGCTAGGGGATTTGAGGTGGTTGATGCCATTAAAACAGCTGTAGAAAGCTCATGCAGTGGAGTGGTTTCATGTGCCGACATTCTAGCCATAGCAGCACAAGATTCAGTTCTCTTGGTAAGTAAGTCCATGATTATCAATGGTGATTAACCCtaaccctatgtaaaatgaatttttcaaacaaaatagCTGTGAAATACGAATTGCAGAGTGGAGGGCCATCGTGGAAAGTCTTACTAGGAAGAAGAGATGGACTTGTGGCGAATCAGTCCGGAGCTAATACTAACCTCCCTGGCCCGACTGAGTCCGTTGCTAATATCGCCACCAAGTTTCTCGCCGTTGGCCTCAACCTTACAGATGTTGTATCCCTATCAGGTGCGATTTTTCATCACAGACAAGATCCAAAAAGGTTTACTTCATAAATCTACTTAGGAAT is a window of Lactuca sativa cultivar Salinas chromosome 1, Lsat_Salinas_v11, whole genome shotgun sequence DNA encoding:
- the LOC111887868 gene encoding peroxidase N is translated as MKNLNWSSGFVWLMTMSILFLIARSQLTEDFYSTSCPNLRNIVRKQVLNAIKTETRMAASLLRLHFHDCFVNGCDASILLDGNDGEKFAFPNINSARGFEVVDAIKTAVESSCSGVVSCADILAIAAQDSVLLSGGPSWKVLLGRRDGLVANQSGANTNLPGPTESVANIATKFLAVGLNLTDVVSLSGAHTIGSARCAVFSNRLFNFSGTNGPDETLLNQAMVSDLQAQCPANGDGNKTTALDRNSVDLFDNHYFQNLVNGKGLLESDQFLYSSDEAVSTTRTLVEIYSNDSRIFVNDFVRSMIKMGNTNPLTGESGEIRKNCRVVNS